Genomic segment of Candidatus Flexicrinis affinis:
TCTCGACATTCCCGAGTCGCTGTTTGGGTTCGGCGCGCGGCGGAGCTTCTAGCGTGAGCCCGCGCCCGATCATCGTCACTAACGACCTGCGCAAGGTGTATCAGATGGGCGACCAAACGGTCGAAGCCCTGCGCGGCGTCTCCGTGACCATCAACGAGGGGGAAATGGTCGCGATCACCGGGCCAAGCGGCAGCGGCAAGTCCACGCTGATGGCGATCCTCGGCGCGCTTGACGTGCCAAGCGCTGGGACATACCGGCTGGACGGCACCGAGCTATCCGACATGAACGAAAACCAGCTCGCGGCGATTCGCAACTGGCGTATCGGGTTCGTATTCCAGAAATTCAACCTGCTTGCCCGCGCTTCGGCGCTGGATAACGTCGCGCTGCCGCTGGTGTACGCGGGTATCCCTACGCGTAAGCGCCGTGAGATGGCCCGTGCGGCATTGGAACTCGTCGACCTCGGCAACCGTTTGTGGCACAAACCGGCCGAGCTTTCGGGCGGGCAGCAGCAGCGCGTGGCGATCGCACGTGCGCTCGTCAACACGCCGTCGATCATTCTTGCCGACGAACCAACCGGAAACCTCGATACCAAGACTGGAAGCGACATCCTCGACCTGTTTGGCCGCCTACACAGCGAGCAGGGCATCACGCTGATCATCGTGACACATGCCCAAGAGGTGGCTGGCCAGTGCGAGCGCGTCATCAAGATTCGTGACGGCTTGATCGAGGAGGACAGCGCCGAACGGGCCACCCGGCCTGCGCTGGAGGGTGGCGCATGAAGCGGCTTCTCGTGCCCGCCAGTTGGCGCTTCACCGCCGCGATCGTGCTGGGCATTGTCCTGTTTGCGTCCGGTCTGGTGTCTGAGCGGTGGTTCGACCTCGACGGCTACGTCAAGACGGTCATCGAAGGGATGTTCGACGTCGAGATCCCGGACGGCTTCACCGTTCCGCGGTCGTTTGGACAGCAGGCGGCGCAAACCGAAGTCACCGACGAGCAGGCAAACCGGCTCAGCGCCGCGACCGACCTACCGCCCGCGGTGCTGCGCCAGCTTCAATTCACATTTATCGCCATCTTCAATCCGATCTCGCTCTACGGCGGCTATGCCGTATCGGCAGCAGGCGCGTTGATCGCGCTCGGTGGCGCGATCGGGCTTGGCCGCAAACGCTCCGCATCGACATGGGACTGGATGATCCGCTGCGGGGGGCTGGTTTCCGGCGTTTTCTTCACGTACTGGCTCGGCACTGTCAATTCGGCGGCTACCGTCGTGCCGATCGTCCCGTCCATGAACGTGCTGTTCTGGGTCGCGCTCGCCGCTACGGCGCTGATGATTCTGCGTGAACTGCTGCCGTCGCCGCCTGTCGAGCAGTTGGATCAGGTCGCGTCGGTCAGCGTGGGACAGAACATCGGGGTGGCGTTCGATGCGCTGCGCGCCAACAAGCTGCGCTCGGCCCTGACCATGCTGGGCATCGTAATCGGCGTGATGGCCGTCGTTTCGCTGCTATCGGTCGGACGCGGTGCTGAAGCCGTCATCACCGACCAGATCAACAACATCGGCACAAATCTCGTGACCGTACTTCCGACGACGGGCATTAGCACGCTCACGCTAGAGGATGCCGACGCGATTCGCGCGTCGGTCAACGACCTCGCATCGGTAGTGCCGCAGTACATCGCGTCCGCGCAGATCAAGAGCGATCAAGGCAGCGTACAGGCGCGGGTAGTCGGGACGTCCGTCGACTATACCGAGACCAGCAATCTGACGGTTGACCTCGGCCGGTTCTTCGACGCAACCGAATACCAGACCGCTGCCCGGGTCGCGATCGTCGGCACGGCAGTGGCCGAGGAGCTGTTCGGTGGACTGAGCCCGGTGGGTCGCACTATTCGGGTCAACAGCCAGCGGCTCGAAATCATCGGGCTGATGCAGGAGCGCGACGCTGGTTTCGGCGCAAACCCGAATCTCCAGATCTATGTCCCGCTGACGACCAGCTACCGCAGCCTCTTCAACGCGCGTGGCATCGCGTCGAGCTTGGAGACCGTCTCCAGCATTATCATCTCGGTCGAGTCGCCAGACGATATTCCGCGCGCCAAAGACGACATCTCGCGCTTGCTTCGGCGCAGGCACGAACTCGCCCTCGACGACGAGGACGACTTTCTGATCTTCGACCAGCAGCAGCTCCTTGACGCGGCTTCGACAATCACGGGCGTGCTCACGGTGATGCTTGGCGCGATCGCCGGCGTGTCGCTGCTTGTCGGCGGCATCGGCATCATGAATATCAGCCTCGTGTCCGTCACCGAACGTACACGCGAGATCGGTCTGCGAAAGGCACTCGGCGCGCGCCGCTCGCACATTCTGCAGCAGTTCCTGATCGAAACCACCGTCCTGAGCACGATCGGCGGCGCGCTTGGCGTCCTGTTGGGCGTCGGCCTCGCCCAGCTCATCAACGCGAGCGGCGTCCTAACCGCCAGTATCACTGCCGATTCGGTGCTGCTCGGTCTTGGCTTCAGCATCATGGTCGGCATCTTCTTCGGCGTCTACCCTGCCCGGCGTGCTGCCCGGCTGCAGCCCATCGAGGCCCTGCGCTATGAATAGCTTCACCACGGAGAAATCGATGACACGGTTCGCGGCTCTGCTGCTCATCCTGACGCTGGCGATCACCGGCGTATTTGCCCAAGACGACACCGAGACGATCCGCGTTGTGTTCATCGCCGCACGAAGCGGAACCGACGGGGCCGCTGATCAGGCGGCTTATGCAGCGGCGCAGCAGGCCGTGCGCGAGGTGAACGATAACGACGACGATCCCGTCGAAGCGACAGATGGGACGCGCTACGAGATTGAGATCGAACGCGTGCTGGTCACCGATGGGGACGACGCGCTCGACGCGTATCAGGACGCACTGGACGACGGCGCGGATGTCGTGCTGGCGTCGGTATCAACGTCTTTGCAAGACGCGCTCTTGGGCCGCGCAAGCCTGCCGATCCCCGTGCTCTATTTCGCGGAGAATGACAGTAATCCGGCGGCCGCGATCAAGCTCGCACCCGATGTGCAGAGTCAGATCACGGCCATGGCCGACTACATCATCGACGAACGCGGCGCACAGTCGGTTGCAATCGTTAACGCCGACACCGTCACGGCCGACGCGCGCGCCGACGCGTTCGAGCGCGCAATCGGCGTTGGTGCACTCGCCTTGCGCAGCGTTCACGAAGCCGATGAGACGGACTTCTCGGATGTCGCGCGGAGCGTGCGTGACAGTGACGCCGACGCGATCTTCGTCTGGACGTTGGACGCGCAAGGCCGCGCACTGCTGCGCGCGCTTGACGACGTCGGTTGGTCGGGGCTGGTCATGTATGGCGATATCGACGCAGGATTTGTCACGGCTAGCAGTGCCGAGTTGATCGATGGGTTGCTCGGCCCGGCAGCCTGGAACCCGACGGCCGTCAATCCGCAGACGCGCGCATTTACCACAGAGTATGCCGCCGGTGCCGATTCCCCTACCCTGACCGAAGAGAGCGGTGCGTACTACGACGCCATCTCCCTCATCGCTGAGACCCTGCGGCGAACGCCGACGCTGTCACGCGTCAACCTCGGTGCGACCAGCTTCACCGGCGTGCAAGGGGATTACACGAACGGACGGCCCAACACGGTGCGCCTGTTCGAGATCGGCGCTGGCGGCGAATGGATCGAGGCGGCGCGCTACGTCGGCGCGGTCTGCGAGACCTGCCCCGATTTCTTCGTGAGTGACACGACGGAAGTGAACGAGGCTCGTGAGGTGTTGTTCAACATCGCGCTGCTCGCCGATCAAAGCGGTACGACGTCCGAGGTCGGCAGGCATGCCCAGCAGGCGATCGAGCTCGCCGTCCGCGAGATTAACGAGTTGGGCGGCATCATTGGGCCGCAGAACGTGCGCTATACGCTCAGGCTGGCCGTATACGATGCGCCGGATGCGACCGCTGCCCCTGCGGCGTTCGAGCGCGCTGTCCGCGAAGGCGCGAACGTCATCGTCGGCCCGGACTTGAACAGCTACGTGGTGCTAACTGCGCTGGCGGCCGATGCGGTCGGGATTCCGCAGATTGCCACAGCCACCGGCCTCACGTCGCCAAGCCTGAGCACGCTTCAGTTCCTCAAGCAGGGCCGGTCCAACGACCGTACGCGCGCCGCGGCCGCTGTCAGCTTCGTCTCCGAGGAGTTGGAATTGACGAATCTCGCGCTGATCGTCGGCCGTACCGACTGGGGCCTGAATGTGCAGTCCGCCGTGCGCGCGGCAGTACGCGCAACCGAGGACGCCGAACTCGTGTTCTCTGCGGAGCATGGGCCGGAGCTGCCAGACCTGTCCGTCTTCGTGCCAGACATCCTGAATTCGGGTGCAGAGGCCGTCATGGTCTGGTCGACGCCGGCGTCGATGCTCTCGCTCGTGCAGGCGCTGGCAGAAACCGAGTGGCAAGGGACACTGGTCTACGGATATGCCTTGCCCAACCTGCCCGAACTCGCGAGCTTGGCGTCGCTGCCCGACGGCGTGCGCCTTCTGCTGCCGGTCGGTTGGTGGCCCACCGCGACCGATTGGGCGGGCCGTTGGTTTGCCGACCAGTACCGCGAGTTATTCGATGAGGAGCCGATCGAGCAAACCGCCGCCTACTACGACGCTATCC
This window contains:
- a CDS encoding ABC transporter permease, whose translation is MKRLLVPASWRFTAAIVLGIVLFASGLVSERWFDLDGYVKTVIEGMFDVEIPDGFTVPRSFGQQAAQTEVTDEQANRLSAATDLPPAVLRQLQFTFIAIFNPISLYGGYAVSAAGALIALGGAIGLGRKRSASTWDWMIRCGGLVSGVFFTYWLGTVNSAATVVPIVPSMNVLFWVALAATALMILRELLPSPPVEQLDQVASVSVGQNIGVAFDALRANKLRSALTMLGIVIGVMAVVSLLSVGRGAEAVITDQINNIGTNLVTVLPTTGISTLTLEDADAIRASVNDLASVVPQYIASAQIKSDQGSVQARVVGTSVDYTETSNLTVDLGRFFDATEYQTAARVAIVGTAVAEELFGGLSPVGRTIRVNSQRLEIIGLMQERDAGFGANPNLQIYVPLTTSYRSLFNARGIASSLETVSSIIISVESPDDIPRAKDDISRLLRRRHELALDDEDDFLIFDQQQLLDAASTITGVLTVMLGAIAGVSLLVGGIGIMNISLVSVTERTREIGLRKALGARRSHILQQFLIETTVLSTIGGALGVLLGVGLAQLINASGVLTASITADSVLLGLGFSIMVGIFFGVYPARRAARLQPIEALRYE
- a CDS encoding ABC transporter substrate-binding protein, whose product is MTRFAALLLILTLAITGVFAQDDTETIRVVFIAARSGTDGAADQAAYAAAQQAVREVNDNDDDPVEATDGTRYEIEIERVLVTDGDDALDAYQDALDDGADVVLASVSTSLQDALLGRASLPIPVLYFAENDSNPAAAIKLAPDVQSQITAMADYIIDERGAQSVAIVNADTVTADARADAFERAIGVGALALRSVHEADETDFSDVARSVRDSDADAIFVWTLDAQGRALLRALDDVGWSGLVMYGDIDAGFVTASSAELIDGLLGPAAWNPTAVNPQTRAFTTEYAAGADSPTLTEESGAYYDAISLIAETLRRTPTLSRVNLGATSFTGVQGDYTNGRPNTVRLFEIGAGGEWIEAARYVGAVCETCPDFFVSDTTEVNEAREVLFNIALLADQSGTTSEVGRHAQQAIELAVREINELGGIIGPQNVRYTLRLAVYDAPDATAAPAAFERAVREGANVIVGPDLNSYVVLTALAADAVGIPQIATATGLTSPSLSTLQFLKQGRSNDRTRAAAAVSFVSEELELTNLALIVGRTDWGLNVQSAVRAAVRATEDAELVFSAEHGPELPDLSVFVPDILNSGAEAVMVWSTPASMLSLVQALAETEWQGTLVYGYALPNLPELASLASLPDGVRLLLPVGWWPTATDWAGRWFADQYRELFDEEPIEQTAAYYDAIHLIRRAIEVGGPAPAALQDFLTNDAQFIGAQGTYNPATYGTGELTQAVMILEWRDGQMAPAARYNACDGVCDRVD
- a CDS encoding ABC transporter ATP-binding protein — translated: MIVTNDLRKVYQMGDQTVEALRGVSVTINEGEMVAITGPSGSGKSTLMAILGALDVPSAGTYRLDGTELSDMNENQLAAIRNWRIGFVFQKFNLLARASALDNVALPLVYAGIPTRKRREMARAALELVDLGNRLWHKPAELSGGQQQRVAIARALVNTPSIILADEPTGNLDTKTGSDILDLFGRLHSEQGITLIIVTHAQEVAGQCERVIKIRDGLIEEDSAERATRPALEGGA